A part of Melioribacteraceae bacterium genomic DNA contains:
- the rfbC gene encoding dTDP-4-dehydrorhamnose 3,5-epimerase gives MKFIPTPLIGAYVIELEKRGDDRGFFARAFCVKEFESNGLNRNIVQINNSLSKDTGTLRGMHYQLAPKSEDKIVRCISGRLYDVIIDLRPESKTFKNWFGVELSAENRLSLYVPKGFAHGFITLEENTEAFYLVTEFYSPEHERGIRYNDPEFNIKWPIEPKIISDKDLNHPDFNQSYHLK, from the coding sequence ATGAAATTTATTCCTACACCATTAATCGGCGCATATGTAATTGAGTTGGAAAAGCGCGGGGACGACCGGGGATTTTTTGCACGCGCATTCTGTGTTAAAGAATTTGAATCGAATGGGCTTAACAGGAATATTGTGCAGATTAACAATTCTTTGAGTAAGGACACCGGTACGCTGAGGGGAATGCATTATCAACTGGCTCCTAAGTCCGAAGATAAAATAGTGCGGTGTATAAGTGGCCGGTTATATGATGTAATTATTGATCTTCGCCCGGAATCCAAAACATTTAAAAACTGGTTTGGTGTAGAGCTTAGTGCTGAAAACAGATTATCGCTGTATGTACCGAAAGGATTCGCGCACGGATTTATAACTCTTGAGGAGAACACAGAAGCATTTTATCTGGTCACCGAATTTTATTCGCCCGAGCATGAGAGAGGCATCCGTTATAATGATCCGGAGTTTAACATAAAATGGCCGATAGAGCCGAAGATAATTTCGGATAAAGATTTGAATCACCCAGATTTCAACCAATCATATCATTTAAAGTAA
- a CDS encoding glycosyltransferase has protein sequence MRILYVITKSDIGGAQVFVLNLARAFRNNGDEVEVVAGDGDFLFRELDKYNIKYYYLNSLKRNFSVFNALYFVFQLRSLLKRNKYDVVHLNSSNTLIGAAASLFLKNKPKNVFTFHGLSFIDKNFNPNFIVKYLAKLYFKIFLKAIDEIIFECRMNYDELAGERMFKNARIIYNGLNPEELEFLNADEARKFLSDKCGTDLEKNFVIGSTGRLAYQKNYEFLINNFHLIKEKMPDAKVIIIGDGQDYDEYMRMIKERGIENDFYLLGEIKNSHRFISGFDLFTLTSRYEGVAISLIEAIYSNTPVLVSNVGGNPDVVGMDSNQLFELDNTEEYLEKLLKIRHERKKIVEHNASLRVDFSLSKMVNNYKEVYFTTGNSQV, from the coding sequence ATGAGGATCCTCTACGTAATTACTAAATCGGATATTGGCGGAGCTCAGGTTTTTGTTCTTAACCTCGCCAGGGCTTTCCGGAATAACGGTGATGAGGTGGAAGTGGTTGCGGGCGACGGCGATTTCCTGTTCCGCGAGCTCGATAAGTACAACATTAAATATTATTATCTGAACTCATTAAAAAGAAATTTCAGTGTCTTTAATGCCCTTTATTTTGTGTTCCAGCTCCGAAGTCTGTTGAAAAGAAATAAATATGATGTTGTTCACTTGAATAGTTCAAATACTCTAATCGGTGCGGCGGCCTCACTCTTTCTCAAAAATAAACCTAAAAATGTTTTTACTTTTCACGGACTCTCCTTCATCGATAAAAACTTCAATCCTAATTTTATTGTTAAATATCTTGCCAAGCTCTATTTTAAAATATTTCTTAAGGCCATTGACGAGATAATTTTTGAATGCCGGATGAATTACGATGAACTGGCAGGAGAAAGAATGTTTAAAAATGCCAGAATCATTTATAACGGATTGAATCCGGAAGAACTGGAATTCCTGAATGCCGATGAAGCCCGGAAATTTCTTTCTGATAAATGCGGGACTGATCTTGAGAAAAATTTTGTAATCGGTTCTACAGGGCGGCTTGCTTATCAAAAAAATTATGAATTCCTTATAAATAATTTTCATTTAATAAAAGAAAAGATGCCCGATGCAAAGGTCATAATTATCGGAGACGGGCAGGATTATGATGAGTACATGAGGATGATTAAAGAGCGGGGCATTGAAAACGATTTTTATCTGCTTGGTGAGATTAAAAATTCCCACCGTTTTATAAGCGGGTTCGATCTTTTTACGCTTACATCGAGATATGAAGGAGTTGCTATAAGTCTGATTGAGGCAATCTATTCCAATACTCCGGTTCTGGTTTCCAATGTGGGAGGTAATCCGGATGTGGTGGGTATGGACAGCAATCAGCTTTTTGAACTCGATAACACCGAAGAATACCTCGAAAAATTATTAAAGATACGGCATGAACGGAAAAAGATTGTTGAGCATAATGCTTCTCTTCGAGTAGATTTTTCTTTATCAAAGATGGTCAATAATTATAAAGAAGTATATTTTACAACCGGAAATTCGCAGGTTTAA
- a CDS encoding NAD-dependent epimerase/dehydratase family protein, producing MNNLFKNKNILITGGLGFIGSNLAHKLLEHEANITIVDNLNPLYGGNFYNLDNIRDRVKIVIGDVRDSELIKPIIEKSDYLFHLAAQVSYIDSLSIPFEDLDVNSKSTLNILEICRKFNPAIRIIFSSSRMVYGKAEHSPITEQSETNPLSLYGIHKLTSEKYLLMYYKDFGIPCTIFRITNPFGPRQQIKHNKYSLVGWFIRQAMEDKTIKIYGDGKQLRDYIYIDDIIDAIVLASSSNEAIGEILNIGSGNSTRFCDMVSSVISCVKKGRMEFIPWPDNYEKIETGDVSVDISKLHKITSWHPKYSIHEGIQLTYEYFKNNYSNYVTDEEK from the coding sequence ATGAATAATTTGTTCAAAAATAAAAATATTCTTATAACCGGAGGACTCGGCTTCATCGGCAGCAATCTTGCTCACAAACTTTTAGAGCACGAAGCCAATATTACCATTGTCGATAATCTTAATCCTTTATACGGCGGAAATTTTTATAACCTGGATAATATAAGAGACCGTGTAAAAATAGTTATAGGCGATGTGAGGGATTCGGAACTTATTAAACCTATTATTGAAAAATCAGATTATCTCTTTCACCTGGCCGCGCAGGTAAGTTATATCGATAGTCTCAGTATTCCGTTTGAAGATCTCGATGTTAACTCAAAATCCACACTAAATATTTTAGAAATCTGCCGTAAGTTCAATCCGGCCATCCGTATTATTTTTTCAAGTTCGCGAATGGTCTATGGCAAAGCCGAACATTCGCCTATCACCGAACAGAGCGAGACCAATCCCCTCAGTCTTTACGGAATCCATAAGCTGACTTCCGAAAAATATTTATTGATGTACTACAAGGACTTTGGAATCCCTTGTACTATTTTCAGAATTACGAATCCGTTCGGACCAAGGCAGCAGATTAAACATAATAAATATTCTCTCGTCGGCTGGTTTATAAGACAGGCGATGGAGGATAAGACAATTAAAATTTACGGCGACGGCAAACAGCTGAGAGACTATATCTATATCGATGATATTATTGATGCAATAGTCCTGGCATCTTCAAGCAATGAGGCTATTGGAGAAATCCTAAATATCGGTTCGGGAAATTCAACTAGATTCTGTGATATGGTGAGCAGTGTTATCTCATGTGTTAAAAAGGGTAGAATGGAATTCATTCCGTGGCCCGATAATTACGAGAAGATTGAGACCGGCGATGTTTCTGTTGATATCTCAAAATTGCACAAAATTACTTCATGGCATCCGAAGTATTCTATTCACGAAGGAATACAACTTACTTACGAGTACTTTAAGAACAATTATTCCAATTACGTAACGGATGAAGAGAAGTAG
- a CDS encoding glucose-1-phosphate cytidylyltransferase: MINKDIPVFILCGGLGTRLKEETEFRPKPMVPVGDKPILWHIMNSYSKFGFKKFILCLGFKSEIIKSYFLNYSSLNSDFTVNLQNNEITVHSVGHNLNWEVTLAYTGELNMTGSRIAIAAEKYLGPSEDFAVTYGDGLTNANLKEEFEFHKQHGKIGTILGTNPPSRFGSIKLNGEIVEEFSEKPEFEDEWINGGYFFFKREFLSYLSKDEKCILERQPLVKLASDRQLQMFRHKGFWACMDTQRDREYLNQLWNSGNVPW; the protein is encoded by the coding sequence ATGATTAATAAGGATATACCGGTTTTCATTCTTTGCGGCGGACTCGGTACCCGGTTAAAGGAAGAAACCGAATTCAGACCCAAACCGATGGTTCCCGTTGGGGATAAACCAATTCTCTGGCATATAATGAATTCATACAGCAAATTCGGATTCAAGAAATTCATTCTCTGTCTCGGTTTCAAATCGGAAATTATTAAGTCCTATTTTTTGAATTATTCATCTCTCAACAGCGATTTTACCGTAAATCTTCAGAACAATGAAATTACGGTTCATTCAGTCGGTCACAATTTGAACTGGGAGGTTACACTTGCCTATACCGGTGAATTGAACATGACGGGAAGCAGAATAGCGATAGCTGCGGAAAAGTACTTAGGACCTTCTGAAGACTTTGCCGTTACATACGGTGACGGATTAACAAATGCCAACCTTAAAGAGGAATTTGAATTCCACAAACAACACGGTAAGATTGGGACCATATTAGGCACAAACCCGCCATCGAGATTCGGATCAATCAAACTGAATGGAGAAATTGTTGAGGAATTCAGCGAGAAACCTGAATTCGAGGATGAATGGATTAACGGCGGCTATTTTTTCTTCAAGCGGGAATTTTTATCCTACTTATCCAAAGATGAAAAGTGCATTCTGGAACGTCAGCCTTTAGTTAAGCTTGCATCGGACAGGCAGCTGCAGATGTTCCGGCATAAAGGATTCTGGGCATGTATGGATACTCAAAGAGACAGAGAATATTTAAATCAATTATGGAATAGCGGCAACGTTCCGTGGTAA
- a CDS encoding NAD(P)-dependent oxidoreductase — MKILLTGISSFTGFWFAEELSNKGHEVIATLTKNSPDEYEGIRKERISLILDKVTPVFGSRFGDAVFNEIIESGIDVLCHHGSEVTDYKSIKFDIANAVKQNTNNIIGVIEHLKKNNCSSIVYTGSVFEPNEGSGTKPLDAFSPYGLSKSLTYEILRYYCSTFEIKLGKFVIPNPFGPFEEARFTNYLIQNWFNGKTPEVKTPDYIRDNIHADLLAKAYESFVQKVFNGNNPESKTNPGLYAESQGAFTGRVAHEMETRLNIKCDFKLLKQTDFSEPLERINTDRIRDVFNWNESAAWDRLADYYSTKYINRV; from the coding sequence ATGAAAATTCTATTAACCGGTATAAGCTCATTTACAGGTTTCTGGTTTGCTGAGGAATTATCCAATAAAGGTCATGAAGTAATTGCAACACTCACAAAAAATTCTCCCGATGAATATGAAGGAATACGAAAGGAACGGATCTCGTTAATTCTGGATAAAGTAACCCCCGTTTTCGGTTCCAGATTCGGTGATGCGGTATTTAATGAAATTATTGAATCTGGTATTGATGTCTTATGCCACCACGGCTCTGAAGTGACAGATTACAAAAGCATTAAGTTCGATATCGCCAATGCGGTTAAACAGAATACGAATAATATTATTGGCGTTATTGAACATCTAAAAAAGAATAATTGCAGCTCGATTGTTTATACAGGCAGCGTATTTGAACCGAACGAAGGATCCGGGACAAAACCTCTTGACGCTTTCTCCCCTTACGGTTTATCAAAAAGTCTAACCTACGAAATCCTTCGTTATTACTGCTCAACATTCGAAATAAAACTCGGCAAATTTGTTATTCCGAATCCATTCGGTCCTTTCGAAGAGGCACGGTTTACGAATTATTTAATTCAGAACTGGTTTAACGGAAAAACTCCTGAAGTAAAAACACCCGATTATATACGCGATAATATTCATGCAGACCTGCTTGCAAAAGCATATGAATCATTTGTTCAAAAAGTGTTTAACGGGAATAATCCGGAAAGTAAAACTAATCCGGGTTTATATGCCGAATCACAGGGGGCATTTACAGGGCGTGTAGCTCATGAAATGGAAACGCGATTAAATATTAAATGCGATTTCAAATTATTAAAACAGACTGATTTCAGCGAACCGTTAGAGAGAATTAATACAGATAGAATTAGGGATGTTTTTAATTGGAACGAGTCTGCAGCGTGGGACCGATTAGCAGATTATTATTCAACAAAATACATTAACAGAGTTTGA
- a CDS encoding SDR family oxidoreductase has translation MRVLLTGHKGYIGAHLLEILKEEGHSVTGVDLNLFPEAEWENTVKPDRELLKDFRNLQPNEIENHDCVMHLAAISNDPMGDLVEQLTYNINLHGSVNLARKAKEAGIPRFLFSGSCSVYGKGVNLDLDENSTLNPVSAYAVSKVKSEVEIGKLADQNFSPVFLRNSTAYGFSPVLRIDLVVNNLLACAISRNEIRIMSDGTPWRPLIHARDIARAFIAFANAPAQEIHNKAINIGANHENYQVKDVAENVGKLIPSAKIVFTGEVGEDPRNYRVNFDLLNKVLPGFKLEYNLEKGMEELYSKYREHNFNLSDFEGDRFVRLRTLKKKLGQFGE, from the coding sequence ATGAGAGTATTACTAACCGGCCACAAAGGATATATCGGCGCACATCTGTTAGAAATATTAAAAGAGGAAGGCCATTCGGTAACCGGCGTGGATCTGAATTTATTTCCCGAAGCCGAATGGGAGAATACAGTAAAGCCTGACAGAGAATTACTGAAAGATTTCCGGAATCTCCAACCGAATGAAATTGAAAATCACGATTGTGTAATGCACCTTGCGGCAATATCGAACGATCCGATGGGCGACCTGGTAGAACAACTTACTTACAATATAAACCTGCATGGATCTGTCAATCTGGCAAGAAAAGCAAAAGAAGCCGGGATTCCTAGATTTCTTTTTTCCGGAAGCTGTTCCGTATACGGTAAAGGTGTTAACCTGGACCTTGATGAAAACTCCACATTAAATCCGGTATCTGCATACGCGGTTTCAAAAGTAAAATCGGAAGTAGAAATAGGAAAACTTGCCGATCAGAATTTTTCTCCGGTCTTCCTGCGAAATTCAACCGCTTACGGATTCTCTCCCGTCTTACGAATTGATCTGGTAGTAAACAACCTTCTGGCATGCGCAATTTCAAGAAATGAAATCCGGATAATGAGTGACGGAACTCCATGGCGCCCGTTGATTCATGCCCGTGACATCGCAAGAGCATTCATTGCTTTTGCAAATGCTCCCGCACAGGAAATTCATAATAAGGCAATTAATATAGGTGCCAATCATGAAAACTATCAGGTGAAGGACGTTGCAGAAAACGTCGGTAAACTTATACCATCTGCAAAAATCGTCTTTACCGGAGAAGTCGGCGAGGATCCTAGAAATTACAGAGTAAATTTTGACTTGTTGAATAAAGTCCTGCCCGGTTTTAAACTTGAATACAATCTGGAAAAAGGGATGGAGGAATTATATTCTAAATATAGAGAACACAATTTTAATCTAAGCGATTTTGAAGGTGACCGTTTTGTTAGATTAAGAACACTAAAAAAGAAATTAGGGCAATTCGGAGAATAG
- a CDS encoding glycosyltransferase family 4 protein, with protein sequence MKILLLSRYDRRGSSSMVRMFQYFPYLEKEGWEIIEQPLLSYRYINYLFEDAPVPYLEIIKNYFNRIALLMSKSGIDLIWLQQEAFPWLPRWFEKMLLKSNIPVVVDYDDAFFHRYDLHSNPLVRRLLGKKIDSVMNLSRVVVAGNEYLADRARLNSARQIEIFPTVVSLDRFFVGPEVKNDKFIIGWLGSPPTAKYLLSIHEELKTFCSDNESELIVIGSKDFSMDGLPVEIRTWKDENEVKDVQGFDIGIMPLVDSPWERGKCGFKLIQYMACAKPVIASPVGVNVEIVQHGVNGFLASTSEDWIKYFTILKNDIELRKKMGLAGRKLVEEKYSLQATGPRLAGLFKSIYEEKRLKNR encoded by the coding sequence ATGAAAATTTTACTTCTATCCAGATACGACCGGCGCGGATCCAGCAGTATGGTCCGGATGTTTCAGTATTTTCCATATCTCGAAAAAGAAGGCTGGGAAATAATTGAACAGCCGCTCCTGAGTTACAGATATATTAACTATCTTTTTGAGGATGCCCCTGTACCCTATTTAGAAATTATTAAGAACTATTTTAATAGAATAGCCCTGCTGATGTCTAAAAGCGGAATAGATCTTATATGGCTTCAGCAGGAGGCATTTCCATGGCTTCCAAGATGGTTCGAAAAAATGCTGCTCAAATCGAATATCCCGGTCGTTGTTGATTACGACGACGCCTTCTTCCATCGTTACGACCTTCACAGCAATCCGCTGGTCCGTAGATTATTAGGAAAAAAGATTGACAGTGTAATGAATCTTTCGCGCGTTGTTGTTGCGGGCAATGAATATCTTGCAGATCGCGCCAGGTTGAATTCTGCCAGGCAGATTGAAATATTTCCGACTGTTGTAAGCCTTGACCGCTTCTTTGTCGGCCCGGAAGTTAAGAATGATAAGTTCATAATAGGATGGCTCGGCTCTCCTCCAACGGCCAAATACCTGTTATCGATCCATGAGGAACTTAAAACTTTCTGCAGCGATAATGAATCTGAATTGATTGTTATCGGTTCCAAAGATTTTTCCATGGACGGTTTGCCGGTAGAGATAAGGACCTGGAAAGACGAAAATGAAGTTAAGGATGTTCAGGGATTTGATATAGGTATAATGCCGCTGGTAGATAGTCCGTGGGAGCGGGGCAAATGCGGATTTAAGTTAATCCAGTATATGGCGTGCGCTAAACCGGTTATTGCTTCGCCGGTTGGTGTGAACGTAGAAATTGTTCAACACGGAGTTAACGGATTCCTTGCCAGTACATCGGAAGACTGGATAAAGTATTTTACCATTTTAAAAAACGATATTGAATTGAGAAAGAAGATGGGTTTGGCAGGACGGAAACTTGTTGAGGAGAAATACTCTCTTCAGGCAACGGGGCCCAGACTGGCCGGACTCTTCAAATCCATCTACGAAGAAAAAAGGCTTAAGAACCGATGA